From the genome of Ictalurus furcatus strain D&B chromosome 4, Billie_1.0, whole genome shotgun sequence, one region includes:
- the LOC128606954 gene encoding gastricsin-like: MKGLIILMACLVLSEAAIRVPLIKGKSIKERLREKGIHLPYTDPALKYQPPEVLATSTIASMTYADSYYFGVISVGTPPQSFQVLFDTGSSNLWVNSNYCSTQACTAQTQFNPQQSSTYQSTNQTFYLPYGAGALNGVFGYDTVTLAGIQVPNQEIGLSTNEPSQPFLQAPFDGILGLAYPSLAVGNAMPLMDNMMQQGLLEQNLFGIYLSPVGGSGSEAAFGAVDTNMYQGQISWTPVTAETYWQIGIQEFQVSGQQTGWCSQYGGCQAIVDTGTPSLTAPSNIMSSLMQYIGAQQDSYGEYVVNCNNISSLPTLTFTISGVAFPLGPSAYIQNQSGYCTVDITPTYLPSQNNQPLWIFGDVFLRAYYSVFDRANNQVGFAQVA, from the exons ATGAAGGGCCTAATCATCCTTATGGCTTGCCTCGTCCTCTCGGAGGCAGCTATCAG gGTTCCCCTGATAAAGGGTAAGTCCATCAAAGAGCGTCTGAGGGAGAAGGGCATCCATCTGCCCTACACTGATCCAGCCCTTAAGTATCAGCCCCCAGAGGTCCTGGCCACTTCCACTATTGCTTCCATGACCTATGCTGAT TCATACTACTTTGGCGTGATCAGTGTAGGCACACCACCCCAGTCCTTCCAAGTGCTCTTCGATACAGGCTCTTCCAATCTGTGGGTCAACTCTAATTACTGCAGCACCCAGGCATGCA CGGCACAAACACAGTTCAACCCTCAGCAGTCCTCCACCTACCAGAGCACCAACCAAACCTTCTACCTGCCCTATGGAGCTGGAGCTCTCAATGGCGTCTTTGGTTATGATACTGTCACT CTGGCTGGAATCCAAGTCCCTAATCAGGAGATCGGTCTGAGCACTAACGAGCCAAGCCAGCCCTTCCTACAGGCTCCATTTGATGGAATTCTTGGTCTGGCCTACCCATCTCTTGCTGTCGGAAATGCCATGCCCCTCATGGACAACATGATGCAGCAGGGTCTCCTCGAACAAAACCTGTTTGGGATCTATCTGAGCCC GGTTGGAGGGTCTGGCAGTGAGGCGGCTTTCGGTGCTGTGGACACCAACATGTATCAGGGTCAAATCTCCTGGACACCAGTAACTGCTGAGACCTACTGGCAGATTGGCATTCAGGA GTTCCAGGTTTCAGGACAGCAGACTGGCTGGTGCTCTCAGTATGGTGGCTGCCAGGCCATTGTGGACACCGGTACCCCCAGCCTTACTGCCCCTAGCAACATCATGTCCTCTCTGATGCAGTACATTGGGGCTCAGCAGGACAGTTACGGCGAG TATGTCGTGAACTGTAACAATATCAGCAGTCTCCCCACTCTGACCTTCACCATCAGTGGAGTGGCTTTCCCTCTGGGTCCCTCTGCCTACATCCAG AACCAGAGTGGCTACTGCACCGTTGACATCACTCCCACCTACCTGCCCTCTCAGAACAATCAGCCTCTCTGGATCTTCGGTGACGTCTTCCTCAGGGCCTACTACTCTGTGTTTGACCGTGCAAACAACCAGGTGGGCTTTGCCCAAGTTGCCTGA